A segment of the Lycium ferocissimum isolate CSIRO_LF1 chromosome 10, AGI_CSIRO_Lferr_CH_V1, whole genome shotgun sequence genome:
ATCCGCTGATTTAATAAGGACTTTATTTAAATAGTCTTCTGAATAAAGGCCATGCGGTGCAAATGTCATCTGCCTTAAAGACAGACAAATACATGCGTGCATATTGCTCTTGAATAAATTCTTAAGATTTGAGGAGTATTATCATTTCTGAATTCTGTATAGCAAAAAGCAAAATGAACTCTCTCTACTTTTTGTATGTGTTAGGTAGGaacgaaaatatttttcaccgaaaaacatttttctttagaaaaataaaataattttcatttatttttctatgtttgataaatacataaaaaatattacaaatacgTAAACATGTATAAATATTAGATTTAGAACCCAGTTATTATTACTTGAATCCGTTATTTTAAaattcataactcataaaattaaatttttgctCCGCCTCCACTTGGTGATGCACTAgaattcttttgttttttccacCTCATGTACACATGTAGTTCATGAAggaaaaaatggagaagaaataAAGACATGGGGGAccagaagtaaaatataatgtTGATAAATTAGGTGGAATTATAATGAAAGTGGACATCCGAACAGAAAAGTTGGAAATTTgtggaagagaagaaaaagattTTGTACCTCtacctttttcattttattacaAGGACTCCCATTAAATGCACGTTCATTTACTCCTATTACTTGTCCACACCGTGGCAATATCAAGTCCTATGATCTGACGACCATAATACCAACTGGGCATATGAAATGACAAACCTGACAAGAGAACCCGCATTTGAAAGATTGGCAAATCCTCTTCACTTTTGAAATCTGAAAAGTTCATGTTTTAAGCCAAATTGATGgagataatactcaaaatacccccaacgtttgaccaaaatcccaactacacacctaacatTTCTTGGCCCTATTACCCCTAACAAATTTTTTCGAGAGATCAAACGCCCTTTTCTCAAGAGTGGCATAATCGGCCAACCCCAAATATTAAATGGCGCGTTTGTCCACATGCCAcgtgtttaattttgccccatttttttattaatttccctccttcctccatccatctactcttctttttcttcaaaaaaaaaatctctcaattttccatactccatttttattaagcGATTCcaaaacccatacccaattctccttcatcttcatcaacattatcatcatcatcatcatcatcatcttcattagagttgaaaaaaaatcacaccaacttgctcaaatctaatccaaacaaacccaaatgtgaaaggaagcttcctaacaccaaatagaacaaagttcatccattaatttgattaaacaatcaagaatttagagaaacccatttggtgttcttcatagctttctccaaattcttaaagaatgagtttaattttctctccaaatcaactcaaagaattagtgcttaaacaactccaaccaagcaacaagtagcaactccaaacaagcaacttccaatcgattttctttaacaagattagatttttcatccttatttttttttcccacagatttttccttttttctttcttgcatttttcatttttttcttcgattttcgtttatggtggaaagttgttctttaacaagttgttcggaatcatatgtggattttcttcaattgagattttcgtttataatggatattattttgacaacaaaaaatggggacggatattaaatagggtgaagatgaagatgaagtagcctaaaaatggaggagttcaaattttatctacttGGCATCATATGTGGCAGGCTTAGTCAAGGCCCAAAATGTCGATGCATTTTTAAAGGCCGTCACGCGCCACCGGGCGGTGTATTCACGCTCTCGCCACAAGGCAAGAAAAAGGGCCATTTTGCTACCGAAAAAATTTGTCATCAGGGGGTAATAGACcccgcaaaggttaggtgtgtagttgggattttggtcaaacgttggggggtattttgagtattatccCCAAATTGATGTCCATCATGTTCGAATGTATATTAAATTGGACTTACATTAACTTAATTGTTTCGGTACATAAAACGggctaaataaatataattgGTAGACATGATTTAGGCTAATTATACGTTGGATTCACTGTTGGGACTGAATCACTTCATGTATTGGTGTGGGTTGATAGTAGTGTAGGCCGTGCTGAAAACCTAATAAGCCTATTATGGGGAGGCCCATTAGGTCAAGGCTTGATGCTTATAAATATATGGCTAGATCCGCTCTCATCTCCTCAAGTTTAAGGCAACTGTGTCATTCGACTGTCACTTATAGGAGGAGCAATGAGAGGAAGACCCAATCAATCGTTTCATAGGTCTGGAACGCGCTCCCGCATTGATGGACAAGACGGCTTAACAGGTACACATctaaaatcttgtttttcattATGGTGTTTTAATCTGAGCAATAATGTTAGGTCTACGCTCAATGTTAGGTCTACGTTTGAATTTATTtacatttggtatcagagcctaatTGCGTAGGTTAAGAACCCTACTATCATAATCGTACCTCAAATTTATTCTTCTCTCGTTAGAGGATAAAATTATAGTCCTCATTGTTTGTGAAACTCATAAACATTGAAATTATCATACTAACCGATCTTGACAGAGCCTTAGAGAGGGAATTCTCCAAAAGTTTTGACCTAAGAATCTTGGCGATCCAATTGAGGGAAACGGCCCGAACTTCCGATGTAACGATAACTAGTACTGAGAGAAATTTAGGGAGATTATTTATTTGTTAGAATAtataattcactttttttctcaTCTTAAGAAAATGTCGTATATTCATGCACACACTCACTTTTGATCAATGGTGTACTTGACAACCTACCATGGATAAAGAATTAAGAAACACCGGAGGCAGTTCAAAAAGGAGCTGATGACAACAATTTTGAAGGAGACGATATATATACCACCATGGGGAGCTAGAAactagaaaattttcaaaggaATGAGTGTAAATACAGGCTTAGTGTTTTAGCATATACAAAGAGAGATTAAACTAGAATAGATACATTGCATATATAGTTCAAAGAGAGCTCTTAGATGTAGTTTTTTCAAAGATTATGTAATTAGTGACTTGTTGGAGGCATTGTGTTTATAGCACTCTTCCTAGAAGGTAATTGTGACATGGGTGCTCTTCAGGTGTATTGCGTTGTTTGtcaatgatattttttttaattaaatttttgggctttttattaatcaaatgcaaagaaagtaaatacagaagttaaaaagcaaaaaataaaggaagCTAGCTACTCTAAACATTGCGCTAGCTTCTTTTCAATAATCAAAAGCCATTATACATATTGCTAGAAATAGAGGAATGAAAAACTTCGTGTGAATTTTGACGAGGCCAAAGTGCATAGTAAAATTCGCTCGTACTCTGTCAAATTCTAGTATAGTTTAAGATATCGTCCCACAGAGATTGAAACCACTTAGGCTACAGACGTGTATTGTCTTGGGtactatttgagagaatcaaatTGATGGAAGGAGAggttttgaaattataaattacttaaaataaaacaacttattagaaaatttaaaaagaaaagagttgggAGTCGTTGAATCCACATAGTAAAATTCGCTCGTACTCTGTCAAATTCTAGTATAGTTTAAGATATCGTCCCACAGAGGTTGGAACCACCTAGGCTACAGATGTGTATTGTCTTGGGtactatttgagagaatcaaattgatgaaaggagaggttttgaaattataaattacttaaaataaaagaatttattagaaaatttaaaaagaaaagagttgggAGTCGTTGAATCCACTTGGtacaattataataaaatatcattctAGTAAATtccacaaaagaatagaagaacTTATTTGACTTGATTTGTGTTATGAGGAATAAAGACCCCTTGCGATTACCtttaaaatcaataaacttatttgagtcagTCCCTCCGCGAGAATtagaactgaaagaaataaaatagagacccctcaaatcattaaacttatttgagtcagtccctccgtgagaattaggaccgaaagaaataagataacaattttaaaccaacaaaattatttgaattaatccctccgtgagaactaggactaaaagaaataatattgatatttttGAATTGATAAACTAGCTTGAAttaatccctccgtgagaattaggactaaaagaagcaagatcaaagatttgaatgtcaagacatgaaaaaattaaagtaaagatAATATTATAGCATCATACCAAGCTTCTTCAACCATCCCAACAAAAAGAAACTACTCCATTAAGGAGTatgtaagaaagaaattaaaaataaaatactattcctacaaatataaataaaaagaagagaaatagagCAAAGACTATTTCTTATGTCTTTCTCAAGATTCGATTAGATAATTTCTAAGCAAAGTGAtgtctctatttataggaaaatataGTAGCTCCCTATGAATGCATATCTTGGAGTGGTGGTGACAACCGTGAACTTTGTAGCTCCTTTCTTGATGGCAAGACTTGACGGGTGAGAGTATGACAACGGTAGTCGCACCCGTGAACTTTGCAACTTCTTTCTTCATGCCAACACTTGATGggtgtgagtatgaaagtgGTGGTCACACCCGTGGattttacaatttctttcttGATGCCAACACTTGACGGGTGTGAAGATGAGAGTGGTGGTCACACCCGTGGATTTTGCAACTTCTCCCAATGTTGTCTTTATGTAATTCCACATGTAAAATTTCACGGTTGTGAACATGGACTTGTGGTTGTACCCATGAAATATTTGTGAACATGGACTTGTGGTTGCACCCATGAAATATTTTCTTATCTCTTTTGCATTTGCTTTTATTTCATTCCGTGGCAGTTCAAAATGATGAGTATTAAATCTGAATACAATATGTCCCATGGTTGTTTTAATTCAATGGCCCAATTAATGAAGGATACAAGTCATCCAGATAATAAGATACATCGTGATTACTATCAGGCAAAGAAGCTGGTGTCAGGACTTGGTCTAACTAGTCAAAAATTGACTGTTGTGTTAATGGATGTATGTTGTATTACAAGGCTGATAAAGATATGACAGAATGTAAGTTTTGTAAAGAACCCCGTTATAAAGAATGTGTGCGCAAGAAGGGTAGCAAAAAGGTTCAACACAAGACAATGAATTATCTGCCACTTATTCCTAGGCTTCAACACTTGGTGGGTGGTTATAAAGATGAAGCCAAGAGGAGTTGTGGATACAAGATATGATCTGCAAGTTGCTTACCAAGAGGAGCAATCACATGTTAGTGCAAGTATAGAGAATGACCCAATTGATTGCTTACGAGATGACCAAGTGGTCGGTGAAGAGGTTGATAAAAGTAGTTATCAACCCATTGTCAATGAAGATGGACATGATTTAATTGACGGGGAAGATGATGAGGCAGCAagtgaagaagaggaagaagaggaggcTGGAAGTGAAGAAGACGATGACGATGAAGAGGCAACAAGTGAAGAGGAAGATATTTTTGATAGTGATGATTCACAAGATCAGTTTCAAACCCAAGAAGAGGACGAAGAGGAAGATGAGGACGATTGAGAATATTAGTTTGTcgatttgttttgtttatttacAATACTATATTTGgtttatgatttttatattatgctatttaGAAAATTCAGAATATTATTTTGTCTCCATGGATAGCAAGAGATTATATATGCTACGAACTCAAAGCTATGATGTTTGTTGTGGTATTTTATTCTCTAGAAGTTTATATGTTGAACATGAAGTGTGTAGGCCTTTGTGTAATCCTTAtttccattaatttgattttgtcCAAGCTAGTGtcgtatgattttttttttttcaactgcTGGTAGTTGGCGTGCTCTATCTTATGTAGCAAATGAGGATCCAAAGTTATCATCTGTAAGTTGGAGACTAGTTTTCTTAAGCTTAAAAGTTAATTGAAGAAGGGACATGGAGAATGAGTAGGGACAGTTAAGAAAGTTGCCCAATTCTATG
Coding sequences within it:
- the LOC132034781 gene encoding uncharacterized protein LOC132034781, giving the protein MAQLMKDTSHPDNKIHRDYYQAKKLVSGLGLTSQKLTVVLMDVCCFNTWWVVIKMKPRGVVDTRYDLQVAYQEEQSHVSASIENDPIDCLRDDQVVGEEVDKSSYQPIVNEDGHDLIDGEDDEAASEEEEEEEAGSEEDDDDEEATSEEEDIFDSDDSQDQFQTQEEDEEEDEDD